Proteins encoded by one window of Paenibacillus urinalis:
- a CDS encoding helix-turn-helix domain-containing protein, producing MEFRVSRAVELLESTDIPISEISESIGFSSQSYFIESFKKKTRLSPLAYRKLVKGFPKGK from the coding sequence ATGGAATTTCGAGTTTCAAGAGCAGTTGAACTTCTGGAGTCCACAGATATTCCTATCTCTGAAATCTCTGAATCAATAGGATTCAGCAGCCAAAGTTATTTTATTGAATCATTCAAAAAAAAGACGAGACTCAGTCCTCTTGCCTACAGGAAATTAGTAAAAGGATTCCCCAAAGGAAAATAG
- a CDS encoding alpha/beta hydrolase, producing MVNRLIERDFCCRREGLMIRGKEFLPQGDHLPAIIISHGFGGNSMNLESYCRTFAAWGYATYCFDFCGGSPDEEGRSDGKSTDMTVLTERDDLIAVMDYVKELTYVDDSKLTLMGFSQGGFVSALAAAKRANEVHSIILIYPAFCIPDDARRGALANSSYDINCVPEIIDCGRMTIGKMFHETVADMDPYEEIIPYKGPVLLIHGTSDGIVHYSYSVQAQNSYETGQCQLQLIKEAGHHFTEEQTESMIVSIHQFLKGKKEVLTIDVLITGSEVRKDTGTDKQIAVFFTGSSESPFFKGDIVQGAEDVQDYHEGNLTNIRADYALEGVDYVGDHCRIHIVNQRVNGELKPVIHTDSRALDFLNHADLTACIEGFTGGLTVRIFS from the coding sequence ATGGTTAACCGATTAATCGAGCGTGATTTTTGTTGCAGAAGAGAAGGGCTGATGATTCGAGGAAAAGAATTCCTGCCACAAGGAGATCATTTACCAGCGATCATTATTAGTCATGGATTTGGTGGAAATTCAATGAATCTGGAATCATACTGCCGAACGTTTGCAGCATGGGGATATGCGACATACTGTTTTGACTTCTGTGGCGGTAGCCCTGATGAAGAGGGAAGAAGTGACGGAAAATCAACGGATATGACTGTACTGACCGAACGTGATGATTTGATAGCCGTTATGGATTATGTTAAAGAGTTAACTTATGTTGATGACAGCAAATTGACATTAATGGGGTTTAGTCAGGGCGGATTTGTATCGGCGCTTGCCGCTGCCAAACGCGCAAATGAAGTGCACTCAATAATACTTATTTACCCAGCATTTTGTATTCCGGACGATGCCCGAAGAGGTGCATTAGCGAACTCATCCTATGATATCAATTGTGTTCCTGAAATTATAGATTGCGGGAGAATGACTATTGGCAAGATGTTTCATGAGACTGTCGCAGATATGGATCCTTATGAAGAGATCATTCCTTACAAAGGACCTGTACTTCTGATCCATGGCACCTCAGATGGGATTGTACATTACAGTTATTCTGTTCAAGCCCAAAATTCTTATGAAACAGGTCAATGTCAGCTGCAACTCATCAAGGAGGCTGGACATCATTTTACGGAGGAACAAACGGAAAGTATGATTGTTTCCATACATCAATTTTTAAAAGGAAAAAAGGAAGTATTAACGATTGATGTTCTAATTACTGGCAGCGAGGTGAGGAAAGATACGGGAACAGATAAGCAGATTGCTGTCTTTTTTACAGGAAGCAGTGAAAGCCCTTTCTTCAAAGGTGATATTGTCCAAGGGGCTGAGGACGTGCAGGATTATCATGAAGGTAACCTGACAAACATTCGAGCAGATTATGCGCTGGAAGGCGTTGACTATGTGGGGGATCACTGCCGAATTCATATTGTGAACCAGCGTGTGAATGGAGAGCTGAAGCCTGTTATACATACAGATAGCAGAGCACTTGATTTTCTTAATCATGCAGATCTGACGGCCTGTATTGAAGGTTTTACAGGTGGACTTACAGTTCGTATTTTCTCATAA
- a CDS encoding aldo/keto reductase → MIYQANDQRYNMMEYERSGKSGIKFPVISLGLWQNFGGNKPFEESRAMIRRAFDLGITHFDLANNYGPPAGSAEETFGGVLKKDMMPYRDEMLISTKAGYYMWPGPYGEWGSRKNLLASLDQSLRRMGIDYVDIFYHHRPDTDTPLEESMSALAQAVKQGKALYVGLSNYGPEETRRAAEILKELGTPLLVHQPNYSMLNRWIEEGLTEVLQQQGIGSIAFCPLGRGQLTGKYVDKLEHELNSGEITLKPQAVTAERLAKFRELESIAAHRGQSLAQMSLTWALRKGGVTSVLIGASKVSQIEENAASVSFPALTEDELKKIDSVLEQIGNFPW, encoded by the coding sequence ATGATATATCAGGCGAATGATCAACGGTACAATATGATGGAATATGAGCGGTCCGGAAAAAGCGGCATAAAATTTCCTGTTATTTCACTTGGATTATGGCAGAACTTTGGAGGCAATAAACCCTTTGAAGAATCAAGGGCGATGATACGGCGTGCATTTGACCTGGGTATCACACATTTTGATCTAGCCAATAACTATGGTCCCCCTGCAGGATCAGCTGAGGAAACATTTGGGGGAGTACTCAAGAAAGACATGATGCCATATCGCGATGAAATGCTAATATCAACAAAAGCGGGGTATTATATGTGGCCCGGGCCATATGGAGAATGGGGCTCTCGTAAAAATTTGCTCGCGAGTTTGGATCAAAGCTTGAGACGAATGGGAATCGATTACGTTGATATTTTCTATCACCATAGACCTGATACAGATACTCCCTTGGAAGAGTCGATGAGCGCTCTTGCACAAGCCGTGAAACAAGGGAAAGCACTATATGTCGGTTTGTCCAACTATGGTCCGGAAGAAACAAGACGAGCTGCTGAAATTCTTAAGGAGCTTGGAACACCGCTCCTTGTTCATCAGCCTAACTATTCTATGCTGAATCGGTGGATTGAGGAGGGTCTAACTGAAGTTCTGCAGCAACAAGGCATAGGATCCATCGCATTTTGTCCGCTTGGTCGTGGCCAATTAACAGGCAAATATGTAGACAAGTTGGAGCATGAATTGAATTCCGGCGAAATCACGTTGAAGCCTCAGGCGGTAACTGCAGAAAGACTCGCTAAATTTCGTGAACTAGAATCCATTGCAGCTCACCGCGGACAAAGCTTGGCACAAATGTCACTTACGTGGGCTTTGCGAAAAGGTGGAGTTACCTCCGTGTTAATCGGAGCAAGCAAGGTAAGCCAGATTGAGGAAAATGCAGCATCCGTATCTTTCCCAGCATTAACCGAAGACGAACTTAAAAAGATCGATAGCGTCCTAGAACAAATAGGGAATTTCCCTTGGTAA
- a CDS encoding AraC family transcriptional regulator: MTEFISPNPHLHDLYLIQFGMEACKPGHSFGPSIREYYKIHYILDGEGVFQYEGKRYNLKKGDGFLLCPEKVAFYKADHERPWHYCWIGFNGTSAENLLLEAGLSNEVPIFHMNNGSLTQYVETMLRTNTNAQGRSIYLNGLLYMYFGELAQRSTEVKNVVSHNPKEKYINQVIDFIKLNYDSRITVEGIARSIGLQRNYLGTVFKEYTGHSIQAFLIKYRMNRACELLHHVHLSIGDIARSVGYEDPLLFSKLFKKTTGHSPSAYRKQTSSFSTEESS, translated from the coding sequence ATGACCGAATTTATTTCACCGAACCCTCATTTGCATGATCTCTATTTAATCCAATTCGGTATGGAAGCCTGTAAGCCTGGACACTCCTTCGGCCCGTCCATACGTGAATACTACAAAATACACTATATACTAGATGGTGAAGGTGTGTTTCAGTATGAAGGAAAAAGGTACAATCTAAAAAAAGGTGACGGATTCCTTCTCTGTCCTGAAAAAGTCGCTTTTTATAAAGCAGATCATGAACGTCCATGGCATTATTGCTGGATTGGATTTAATGGAACATCTGCTGAAAATTTGCTTCTTGAAGCAGGACTTTCAAACGAAGTGCCTATTTTTCATATGAATAACGGTTCCTTAACTCAATATGTTGAAACGATGTTGAGGACAAATACTAATGCTCAGGGACGCAGCATCTATTTAAATGGACTTTTGTATATGTACTTTGGTGAACTGGCACAAAGAAGCACTGAAGTTAAAAATGTAGTTTCTCATAACCCAAAAGAAAAATACATAAACCAAGTCATCGATTTTATTAAATTAAATTATGACAGTAGAATTACGGTGGAAGGCATCGCAAGGAGCATCGGTTTGCAGCGCAATTACTTAGGCACTGTATTTAAAGAGTACACGGGTCATAGCATACAAGCTTTTCTCATCAAGTATCGAATGAACAGAGCATGCGAACTTTTACATCACGTTCATTTATCGATTGGTGATATTGCACGCTCGGTGGGCTACGAGGATCCACTTTTATTTTCAAAATTATTTAAGAAAACGACAGGTCATTCTCCTTCAGCTTATCGGAAACAAACCTCTTCGTTTTCTACTGAAGAAAGTTCATAG
- a CDS encoding HAD family hydrolase: protein MMMYKTVIFDIDGTLINTEQAVLGSLQKLLEKNYNRKMKQEDLAFALGIPGAVSLGQLGIEDIEYANKCWNDLMNDFRHTIHVFEGFQQLLANLKIQSVATGVVTSKTKREYQDDFVPFGLASYLPYVVCADDTDRHKPHPDPLVKFLDISDAKAETSIYIGDTIYDYECARDAGVDFGLALWGCKQPEAIPAKFKFANPEDILVLWDDMK, encoded by the coding sequence ATGATGATGTACAAAACCGTTATTTTTGATATTGACGGAACATTAATCAACACAGAACAAGCGGTGTTAGGCTCATTACAGAAGCTGCTGGAGAAGAACTATAATCGGAAAATGAAACAGGAAGATCTCGCATTTGCGCTTGGGATACCGGGAGCCGTATCTTTGGGGCAACTCGGTATCGAAGATATTGAATATGCGAATAAATGCTGGAATGATCTGATGAATGATTTCCGGCATACCATTCACGTATTTGAGGGTTTTCAACAACTGCTTGCTAATCTGAAGATACAATCCGTTGCAACTGGAGTCGTGACGTCCAAGACTAAACGAGAGTATCAAGATGACTTCGTCCCTTTTGGTCTCGCATCTTACTTGCCGTATGTGGTATGTGCAGATGATACAGATCGGCACAAGCCTCATCCTGACCCACTAGTTAAATTTCTAGATATATCTGATGCAAAGGCGGAAACCTCCATTTACATCGGTGATACGATCTATGATTACGAATGTGCCAGAGACGCCGGAGTAGACTTTGGATTAGCATTATGGGGATGCAAACAACCTGAGGCGATTCCAGCAAAATTTAAGTTCGCGAATCCAGAAGATATTCTTGTTCTTTGGGATGATATGAAGTAA
- a CDS encoding LacI family DNA-binding transcriptional regulator, which translates to MANIIDIAKLAGVSVSTVSRVINNHPYVSESKREMVQRVIDELDFTPNRLAVDLIRKETKCIGVIIPYNNNQAFDQLLHGVLNRSIEHDYSVMVLPTKYDPAKELRCLNMLKNKQLDGVIITSRSNDWNSILPYSKYGTIVACEFTDHPQIGCAYIDRYASFVDAFQLLKDKGHSRVAFTTARGEESSSTQLTIKAYKQVFSDLSPVYHLNDCQTMDDGFIAAQRLLNMEDRPTAIYANGDEVAAGMYQCAKDMNLSVPEDLAIIGQENQPVGIGLSLSTVDHQLVKVGEQAFDLTMDRTNNKVKIPYQIIIRQST; encoded by the coding sequence GTGGCAAATATTATTGATATCGCAAAGCTAGCAGGCGTATCCGTATCCACTGTATCAAGGGTAATAAATAATCATCCTTATGTCTCGGAGTCGAAGAGGGAAATGGTACAGCGAGTCATTGATGAGCTTGACTTCACTCCAAACCGGTTAGCTGTTGATTTAATCCGTAAGGAAACAAAATGCATCGGTGTGATCATACCATACAACAACAATCAAGCCTTTGATCAACTGCTCCATGGCGTACTCAATCGATCGATTGAGCATGATTATTCTGTAATGGTGCTTCCTACGAAATACGATCCTGCTAAAGAGCTTCGCTGCTTAAACATGTTGAAAAATAAACAATTGGACGGAGTCATTATCACTTCTCGTTCTAATGATTGGAATTCAATCCTTCCGTATAGTAAATATGGAACCATCGTTGCATGCGAGTTCACTGATCATCCCCAAATTGGGTGTGCCTATATTGATCGGTATGCATCTTTCGTGGACGCATTCCAGTTGTTGAAGGACAAAGGTCATTCACGCGTCGCGTTTACAACAGCAAGAGGCGAAGAGAGTAGCAGCACACAGTTGACGATAAAAGCATACAAGCAAGTATTCAGTGATTTGTCACCAGTGTATCATTTGAATGATTGTCAAACGATGGATGACGGGTTTATAGCAGCACAGCGACTGCTTAATATGGAAGACAGACCCACAGCTATATATGCTAACGGTGATGAGGTCGCGGCAGGAATGTATCAGTGTGCAAAAGACATGAATTTAAGTGTACCGGAGGATCTGGCGATTATTGGCCAAGAAAATCAACCGGTTGGGATTGGACTGAGCCTATCTACCGTTGATCATCAGTTAGTAAAAGTTGGTGAACAAGCCTTTGATCTTACAATGGATAGAACCAACAATAAAGTAAAGATTCCCTACCAAATCATTATACGTCAGTCTACTTAG